agaCTGGCTTGCAGCATTAAGCAAAGTTTAAGAGCCGTGTTTTTAATCTTATTCAGTATTTAAGACCGATTCAGCTTCCTTAGCAGTAAGGCTGGATTTGCACAGCCTCTTTCActtacattaacaaaaaaataacgATTCTGTAGAGCAGCATGGGTGTATGTAAACCATGTTAACCTGTATTGCTTTAACTCACTTTGCACACACAGAAGACTGAATAGCTTTAAACACACCCTACACTTGTAGCTGTTAAAGGAGTTAAATGTTCGTACAAGGATGAGTATGTACTATTTGGCATAGCGGGGCCACTTATCTAGAGGCCAAGGTTTTTCAGAAGTGCTCTGTACAAAGGGAAAGCttagggaggagaaagaagaggggaaacaacccagaataataaaaaacccctatgGAACGGCCATTACAGCTTTACTGCTGGAGGACAAGCAGCCATTAAACTTGCCCTCGCGCTGTTACGTTCTTCCAGCTTTAGATTTAAGATGAAAGACAAGAGCATCACTGAAGTGTAAAACATTACAAGAGCTTGTGGGGGGAGCAGCAGTCCTTTCAGTGAAAGACagttcacaggaaaaaaacccacaaagaatagaagaaactttaaaaatggcatttcacGCTCTAAAGCCATTAATTCACAATCAGTTAAATACAAAGCTCTACTTGtgtatttaacaaaaatactttgaagtTGACGTTTCATATAACTGGAGTTAATAGAGACACGTACAAGCTGGGACAGAGTCgaggcaggcagctgaaacaaCGCGCTTGTAATTCCACTGGAAGCGGGCGACGGGTGTAGTGGCTCACGCCACCCATGCTGATGAACGCCTGTGTGGGAAGCTGGGTTCTGTGCGTGCAGGATCCCTCCTTCCAGCCCGGGCTCTGTGACACGCAGCACCTCCTCCCGTGTGCACCCCACGCAGCACTCACGGAGCCGGGTGGGATGGCCCTGCTGAAAAGCACCAGGAGGAGCCACAAGGGCCACCCAGGACCGACCTCGGCGCTCTCACTGTGCCACAGGTGACACTGGTGGACACTGGACGATGACAGAGCCCCAGAATTGGCCCTTGCTGAGCCAGACAGGCTGCGTGGCTCCCAGGGGTGCTCGGTGCTGCAGGTTCTTAGAAGGTCAGAAAGAGACCCGAGGCAGCCAGGCAGCGCCAGCAGGGAACGCAGCCATCGACCATGCGCGGCTTTATTTGCAGCCATAGACTAATCCTTTGCTCTATCCTTTTGCAGAGTCCgaagaatgatttttatttcttttttaatgctgcagtCAGAGCTATTTCCATAACTGGCAGCGTTCTCTTTTCAGGGCTTGATCTTCGACACGTCAGCTGTAATGCCACTGGGGTACGGCAAAGCCCCATAAAGAGGAAAACCCAACCGTGTTCCCCCCgctgtccccagccagcaggggAAGCTGAGGAAGCATTGCTTTCTTGTAACACGGAAATAAAGTCATCCCTAGTTATACCAGAACAGAGGGAAGAAGGCAAGAAGATGAGGAcattcaaaaccagctttttatCCTAATCAGTACGGCAGAGCCAAGAACACCAAACACCTGCCTGTAGATGGACAAGTATCATGAGGACAAGTAACACTGGTAAAGTGTTACAGCTGTTAAAGCATGATGTAACGTCTTGGGGTTACATGACAGAAAAGAGGAACTGGTGATACATCTGCGGCCCGactgtttaaaataaacctaATAATTGGCACTATTCTGGGAGCTGGGTCTTCCGTTAGCATAGCGGAGTATTTAGGCACTAGTTAGATACGCAAGAAGTGTATCAAACCTTAAAGTATTGTATCAAATATCCACACAAATATATGAAAGATGTGACTGGGTTCTACTTCTGTCCCTTTATTAGGTCAAAAGGTGAATGCAAGTGTGTCAAAATAAGCCAATGTCCTGCAGCTTAACACACACCAAAtcaaaaatatagaaaataaatgataaTCCTATCTACTTACataaaaaggtaatttttagaGGAAGTTTCCAGACTTGCACAAAATATGCAGAAGACCGCATACTATCAGTTTCCGTAAGAACAGCAGTTTCATGTGAAAAGGGAGTCAGCCTGCCAGCCAGACCTACTTTACCAAAAGCTCTGGAAAACAGACGCTTGAGCACCGAGGGGCCTGTCCTGCTCTTGCTGAAATGGTGAAACATCCACCGTCCCCCCTCTCTGTCCCCCACCCGCCTCTGCAAATCACTCTGGGACAAGACACAGGAGGAGGAGCTCGAGGAGGGAGCCGTGGTGGCCGAAAGGACCGTAACACGTAACCAACACTCCGCACAGGATCCGGCAGAGCTGTCACAATCATCGCTGTCACAATCATCGCTCGGTGTTCTCATCTGCAGTCGTCCTCCTGGCCCAGCCAAAGCAGAACAGCTGGCCGAGGAGCTCCTCTGCCGCCATCCCCCTGGACCCAGCACCCTCCTCTCTCTCACTTTAAACCACCTGCAGTACACCTCAGGCTCCGTCCCACGcctccccatccttctcccagtcttctgccccccagccccctccagaGGACTCCGAAATGCAGATGAGAGGAACTACAATCGCACAGCAAGTGTCACCAGCTAGTCGGCCTGCCACGTCTTTATTGCTACGGGTTTGGCAAAAGGGGCAGTCTCCAGCCTGGGGTGGAGGTTGAGGCAAAAGGCTAATAACGGTTAAGATAAAAAGTGATGAACAGCAAAATTAGGAAAAGCAGTCAACGTATTTCAGGGCTCTCGGAAACAACTTTTTCTGGAaggtactgaaaaaaaaaaatcttgcgCTCGAGTGGCAGGCTCGCCTCTGACCCTGACGCAGTGCTGTGCAGCGTGTGATGGTCCCGTCTGACCTACTGGCATGAATTCAGTCGCTCTCCCGCCCCTCGAAGGCTAAGGCTACTACACACAGCTACCGTGACTTGCGGTTCAGTTCACAGAAGTCTCACAACGAGGGTCATTCCTTGTGCAATGTTTGATGGAGGTGAAGGTAAAGTGGTTTCTTGGTCAACAGTTgcagtttcttccttttaaagtcAGTGGGTTTTTTGTACCTGTAACCACAAGAAAGTAAGTTAATCCACGTGCTAATGGCTGTGTAGGAAGATGAAAGCATAGTAGAAAGCTTGTCCGGTACAGATCTTATTACCGTAATCTTTTAAATACATCCGACCAGACTTACTGGAAGCAAGAATAATGAGCAGATTTACAGGAAGAAATTCAAACCAGTACTTTCTCTGGATTAtgattttaacaaaacaaagatttccatttttaaaggaatgtaaGGTTTTTGCAAGGAGAATCCCCAACATAATACTCTGGATTAAAGGAGATGCAGTATCAGTTACACAACACTTAGAAGCACTCCAGCTAGCAGATAAGCACTCTTGCTAGAGATGCCCAGAATGGCAAGGTTCACCCTCTTCCTGACgaaaaaacacctcaaaagCCTCGCTCAGACGTTAAGCCACACAGTAAGGCTGGGATGCACATCAAAACCACTGCAGCATAACTGGCTAATCTAGTTCTCCGTATACTTAGAGCAGGGAAAAAACGACGGCCACCCAACAATGCTTCGAAATGCTCATAAAAATTCAATTGCAAATCAGTATCCCGTGTCTCAAATCACATTTCCTTTAGAGAAGTTCTGTACCAGAATATTGTGcaagttgatttatttttttttaatacagcgGATCTGACACTTAAGCTAAGGTTAAAATTAAAACCTCCCGTACAGATTTGTTAACTTTATATAAAATTTAGTTACAAACATGAgcattttattcagaaataagtCTAGTTTTTGAGAAGGGTCTCTAGCCATTTTATTTGCCTAAAAGCATTTTATCTTCCCTTCCTTATTAAAAGGAGGATATTCCTTGTGGAGGTCGATCTAACAAGTCCATGAAACCTTCCTCGACGCAACAAGCCACACATTGTAACCGAGGTCTAGTTCATTTCCTCCATCACTGGCATCTCTAATTGCGAGTCACTTACAGTTCTATAACAATTGCCCCAGGTTTAATTTCATCCATCTCCATGAAAGCAAAGCACTTGGTGCTAGTAAACCTTTTCTTAGGCTTGTAGTGTTTGAACTCAAAGAAAATAGCTGCACCTAGAGTGGAAAATGGTTTAATAGAAAAGTTAGCAATTACGGCCAGTAGTTAACTGAAAACTTATCTGCCATTAAGATGTTCTGCATACACTGGAGGGAATCACCTCCAACACATCTGTTATTAGCTCAAAAGCCACACCACACTCTTGCAGTGCTCATCAGTCCGAAGAGCTCGTACTCTTCACTCAGTTATTCATAGCCAGGTAACGGTCTGTCCAGTGACTAAGAAAGCGATAAAGCAGCTCACTACCTGTGTAGCAGAGCAGACTGCtgcatttttatctcttttcatTCCCCTTTTGTCTGCAAGCCATCACCATGACTGATTTGAAAGGGACAGGACGCAAAGGTCCGTTTTTGTCCCTGTCTGGATCTcgagccctgcagcagcagctcaggcacagcCTGTTTATTACACCAGGACAGGAGCAGCCTAGTGCCTACGCCTCCAAAGCCCCTGGGTGCTGTTTCAGGTCGCTGACAGTACGTACCTTTTGTTAGTTTTTCAATGTGTTTCTGAATCTCAATGTCCACATTGAAATGGACATACGTGTCCTCCTTCCTCAAAGCCACGGGAGTATCTTGCACAGGAGTCAGGTCTATCCCATTCAAAtctgcaggaaagaaacagcatgagACTGGCACAAGCTTCTCAGACTTTAAGGTCCTGCTTTAAAAGATTGATGAATCACTCCTAATATTGCCACAAGTTAACGCACACCTGGATTTTCCCCCTGCATTTAGAAAAAGGGGAAATCACGCTCCCTCACACACAGTCAGTGCATCTTCTTGCTGACTGCAACATGAAAGCAGGTAAAGTTCTGACAacatttagaattaaaaattgGAATTATCCCTCTTTTTAAGAGCACGTTTCtttctcctgccagcacaggaTTCTATTCCTTTGCAAACGGGACTCCAGCAGGACTTCAGCCCTTTAGCTGAACCGGCAGGACGGGATACGCCCCAAAGGCTGCCCCCTCCACGCGGGGTCTGCGGGGCGCAGCTGGCACGGCTCCTGCAAGCTGTGTGCGCCCTGCGTCGCTGCCTGGGCTCCACGCGCATGGCTCCTCTGGGGTCTTCCACAGGCAGAAGCACGGTGGGGCCACGGGTCGGACTCCGGCTCTCAGGTTGTGCTGCTCAGGCACAGCCACCGCAGACGACGTTGTTTCTCACTAAGCCTCTGCTGTTTATAAAAGTACATTtgtcctctttctcctctcatcagttttccctttccctcagGTGGAGCCAAGTTGCTAACGACACGGCCAAGGTTACACGTACAGAGCGTGTGCCTCGCGCTCGGGGTGCGGGCTGAGGCTGGGGCCCTGCACTTTGTCCAGGGAGTGGGCTGGGACCACCGACATTGCACCAGGAACAAAGCTCTCCCCGagcctgcagaagagcagtCTGGTATAGAACCAAGGAAAACAGCTACTAAGCACCTTCAGGTTCCTAACAGGGACAAAAATCACTTCCCAGAGTTACTTTTCCTCACCAAAAATCTTGAGAAACCAAGTACAGAAAGTCACCGTTACCAGACTAGGCAATGGCTGTCCCCCTTGTCCCACTTCTTGATCCTGTTTTCTACATCATTACTTGGCAGCCACCGTTTATAGGAGCTTGCAAATAGAGCGCCACATGTTAACAGAAAGACTTGTTGGGAAAGTTCTAATGTTGCTTAGCAATATACAGCCTCCCCGAGCTCCAGAAAGGAAATGAGAGCTAGCCCTGAAGGCAAGCAACAGTTTAACCATTCATTAGAAATTAAGAAAGACAAACACTTCAATGGGCAAGAACAACGAATGTTTGCTTTATGAGTTCCGATAAGTTCCAGGATCCAGTGTTAGAACCCTGTTAGGGCTGGTATTTTCCTGCTGGCCAAGAGAAACTCAGCATGAAAGAATTAAACTTGTTTAAATCCACATGCATCCAGCTAGCCCCACCACTGAAGTCACCCACCCCTCAGCTTTCTGGCATActagaagcaaagaaagatcCACAAATGACTAGAGAAATGGAGCCTGAAGAATAGTTACACAATCTAAAAATAATGCTGCAAACCTAAGGCAACACCATAAACAAAGCAATACCGCATGTTTCCatgactgaaaatgcaaagaggCAGTTCTATCAGCTGGGGAAGGCAAGAGTCACGCGCCGGCTTCCATCCCAACCAGGTGAACTCCTCAGAGGTCCAGagagaagtggaaaaaaccATCACAGGAAGCAGGATTAGGTAAAACTTTCTGTCTAGGTATTTTGGCAGATCAGCACTTGAGAACATCACTGGGATTTAAGTGACATTCAATACTGCGACCCTTACTTCTGCCAGAGAACTTGTCTGGTGGAGGAAGCACCCGATCGCACGTCTAACAAGTATTTTATCCCTGCGTTTGGTATCCAATAGTACATCTGAAAAGGATACACACAAGGTCACCACCACAATTGAAAATAGCTAGAGGCTGTTGGCTCAGCTACAGATTTTTGTatgataaacaaaaaaaatcatacactTCCGAAGATTGTAAAGACGAGCAGATGTCAAGCGGGGCAGGTTAAGGATAAGCAACTCTGACCACGGGGCTTCCCCctatgaaatgcaaaatgaggAAGAGGCAGATGGTCCCACTTAGAAAGACTCTGAATACCAAAAATCTCAGCCTCAAGCAACAGGTATCAACCACGTTGTCACCAGAAACAGTGAGAAATCCTTATGTTGCCTGTCCCGGACTGACAGGGAAAGTGGTTCTTACAGGTTCACGGAGGCTCTCAGAGCGGGAGGCTGTCAGCCCACCAGGCTTtggctgaaatatttcagtgccaaggctaaaacatattttatttcacttgcaaGCTTTGCTTCCCAGCTTCATACTTGTTCCTCTAAACCTTAAGCACTGTTAAGATGATCTTTGTTTTActaaaaaattagtttaatgaCAGGGCAAGAACGGAGTCAGCAGACTGGTTCACCGCCTGCAGAAAGCCCAGAGACCAATATGTGTTGGGGAGTACAAGAAATTCAAACAGGTCTGTACTTAAATGTCAGCTGAAGAAGCTGGAATAGAGAACCACAGTCTTCCAAGTCACCGGTACTTAGCTCCCAGCATGGGGCAGGCACCCTGGAGCACACAGATGAGAGTGTCCCCTGCAGCGATTCACCTCCCAGTGTCTCtcacacacagatttttttccacccttGATTAAAGCAGAAGCCTTAAGTCCACAACAGAAAACACCAAGTACCAACAAGTATTTTTCCCAGCAggttggttaaaaaaaaaaaaaaaaaaaaaaatcagtacagctttcagaaaacacTCTCCAAACTAGAAATGAGGAGCCAGGAACAGACATCATTACCCTTTACACTGACTGTGATGTAAGGATCAATGCACTGCCCAGCATCTTTCAGACCAATTTTCTCTATGTTGATGGTGAGTAATGTCATCCCGGGTTCAGATGGCAATCTGGGTAATAAAGTACCTGGAAAGAGTAAAGCATATTATTAACCCTTTGTGTCATTTTACAGCAGAGGCCTTGCTCATCCCATCATCCCTCACAGAAGATGCTGTTCTTAGGGGGTTCAAAGCCCAACAGAGTACACAGAACTAAAGGCAAGTCTGTGTGCACAGACACACAACGTCGGGTGACAGATTTCAAAgcccccaccaaaaaaccccagggCTGCCTCAAGTCAAATGAATTCATGAAAAAATAACGCCATAAGAACTGAGAGgagctttgtttctttcttgctctTATGCAGAACAATGTACTCATGGAAATCACTTTGTATCATTTTTAAGGATTAAATTTGGGAGGCTGGATTCAATCTGCAGTTGCAGGAAGTTCAGACACTTAATCAGTCGTCCCACCCCATTGAACATGACTTGGCTTCATGTTGAATATTTAGACTGGGAGAATAAGGAGGCAAATGGCACTGCTGCAAATCCCACTGAACATAAGGGAACCAGAAGAGAGATTCTTAATTATCTAAGTCCTACTGGCCTCTGCTTAAAGgggataacaaaaaaaatagcGTTTGCATCCCCCAAATTCCCTTCTGCCTTAAGGAAGGAGTTTCCAGCTCTGCATCAAGAACATTTAGCATCAAAACCTCACAGTCAGCATAAACGAATCCTCACAGTGCTGAGGAAAACTGTGCAGCTGGCAAGAAATCCAAACTTCAAACTTACTAAAAGCCATGAGATTCTGTCATCAACAGAGTAGTTTTCCTCATGCTGATTTTAGCAAAGACTGTCAGGCTTCAAGCCTCTCTCCAGTATTAGATGAATATGCACCAAGACAGAAAATGCTTAGACTCATGAGCAAGTTTGATttaaagttttggttttctaatttaaaaaaaaacaaaaccaaaaaaaacagGTATCCCATGTTATCCCAAGGCTTGAAATCTACACAAAGTAATAGTTTCCTTTGACAAGTCAAATACGGGTTTTCCTTGAtacttgtttttcctcttgatcTGCTTGAGGAGCTGGAGAACCAAGGAGTTTTTGTCCTGGCTTTGCAAGAGACGACCATGTATACTGCTCTTAGAACTAGGGCCACAGCTTCAGCATGATTTTGTGAGCATTCCCACACCCAGTCCTTCTTTCAGAACCATCAGCAAGACTCGAAATCACATCTGTGATGCAGTACGTTCCTGTATTTCCCGTCTTGGCTACTATCAGACTCACGACCTCCAAGGTACCGTGTCTGCAGACACCTCATAACCTATCAAACAGAATTCGACCCCCCATTCTGAAGTAATGGGACAGGCTCCTGACCGTAGTGtaagaaatgttaaaagcaaACTTAGAGAGCACccatttctgcaaagcagcataCGCACCCTAGTTAATCTTGCTGTCTCTCTTGAACAGATGCTGAAAGACAAGAGCTCTTATTTCAATCTAAATGAAGGTAGGAGCAAGCCTGTCTTCCTTTTGGCACAGAACTTTGCTCTGTCATCTTTCAGTTGTCTCCTAAAAACAGCACGCCCGCAAGAGCCAAGAACAACTCTAACCTTCAGTTTTCCTGTCCATCCTCAAAAGAACTAAGTGATGGGATACTTGACAGAAAAATCACCTGAAAGATGCATCAGACTGgtatttattataaaaacagTGGCTTAAGAAAAATTACTATGTTattgaaaaatgctttgcagaacaCATGAAATTGCAGAGTTGCAATCAACAGGAGAGTCAAGCTCATTTCCAGCAGGTATGAGAACAGCAGGACAGACGGTCTCCAAGGAACACTGTTTCCTTTCAGCCTCAGCAGGAGGAACAGCCAAGCAGGAAAGGACTAAAGCAGCTGACCGTAACACGTCTCATGTGAGCCACAACCACCCGCGCAGGTCTTTGGCCAAAGCCTCCGCAGTCACTTCGCACTGCAGCCATCGGCTGACAGCCAGCCCTCAGGGGTATAACGTCACTGCCAGGCCGCCACCACGGCTTGGACCCACGAGCCTTCCGCAGGCTCACACTGAGGCTTTGCACGAGAAAAGTGCCAGCCACTTCAGACACAACCACAGGGCATCACAGCCAGAGGGGGAAGGGAGCACCTACAAACCAACGAAGCGTCCTCCCACAAGCGTGGTTCCGGTACACAAAGGTGAGCCACCCCAACAGCTCACTGCCACCAGGACACAGCCAGTCTCCATTCCCAAACCCCGATTCAGAGAAAGGGGGAAGAGTGGCAAGTCTCCTGCTGCATCCACAAATGGAAACGGTTCACAGAAGAATCCATCGCCAGCACAGCACTAGAATATAGAAGTATATAAccaggagaaaggcaggaaCCCTTTGCTGTTAGAGGCATCAAGCCACTGGGCGGTTCAGCTCCACACAGCACAGAAGTTTAACTATCTAAGTACTCTTCGTGTAAGATTTCCCATTAAAAAGTGTGTTCTGCTAAAAATCTAGCTACACCTGCCCTCGGCTACACTGCAAGTCAGAATGTCGTTATTAGCACAGTAGGACTTTTAAAGAGCTAGATAAGGTGTGTCACCAAATACgacctttcctttttctggtaCTGAAGGCAAATGACGATCACATGGATGCCTAGTACTATGATTGTTACCAAAGGTTGTATTGTGAGGGTTGAAATTAAGAGCTGAATGAAGAACATCACAGCTATGTGAAAATGATCAAAGAAATAACTGTATATACTAAAAGGTTATCATACCTTCATTGGCTCCTGGGTTAGATGAATGGTGCAATGTGATAACGATGAAGCCGTGCATGTAGAAGACAAGACCATGATCAGTTAGACAACATAGTTATGCACTACAGATTAAAGGCATATAGAAGCAAAAGTGCAACACAGTCCTATCAATTCAGCATGCAAAGTCCACTTTACTTACAAGGCTCGCCCCAGAAGGCTGCAAACTGCTTTTGATTAAACCTtatcacacagagaaagaacaaCAGACCAACCTCTAATCAGGTAAGAAACACCACGGTACTTTACATTCAATGGGGAAACAAGTTCTGTGTTCAAATAGCACAAAATCAccttaatgcaaaaaaaatcagggaagtCAGATACACTGTTTACTAAGTAGATGGCAACGTAAATAATCTGTAAGTTCAGGAGTTGCTCTCACCTCTTCTTAAAAAGCAAGGAATAGTTCTGTAAGAAAGTA
This genomic interval from Falco cherrug isolate bFalChe1 chromosome 13, bFalChe1.pri, whole genome shotgun sequence contains the following:
- the AIDA gene encoding axin interactor, dorsalization-associated protein isoform X1, with amino-acid sequence MSEAARSLLQRWGASFRKGTDFDSWGQLVEAIDEYQILARHLQKEAQSQHNNSEFTEDQKKTIAKIATCLELRSAALQSTQSQDEFKLEDLKKLEPILKNILTYNKEFPFDVQPVPLRKILAPGEEEHLEFEEDDEEGGAGAGSPDSFPARVPGANEGTLLPRLPSEPGMTLLTINIEKIGLKDAGQCIDPYITVSVKDLNGIDLTPVQDTPVALRKEDTYVHFNVDIEIQKHIEKLTKGAAIFFEFKHYKPKKRFTSTKCFAFMEMDEIKPGAIVIELYKKPTDFKRKKLQLLTKKPLYLHLHQTLHKE
- the AIDA gene encoding axin interactor, dorsalization-associated protein isoform X2 → MSEAARSLLQRWGASFRKGTDFDSWGQLVEAIDEYQILARHLQKEAQSQHNNSEFTEDQKKTIAKIATCLELRSAALQSTQSQDEFKLEDLKKLEPILKNILTYNKEFPFDVQPVPLRKILAPGEEEHLEFEEDDEEGGAGAGSPDSFPARVPGTLLPRLPSEPGMTLLTINIEKIGLKDAGQCIDPYITVSVKDLNGIDLTPVQDTPVALRKEDTYVHFNVDIEIQKHIEKLTKGAAIFFEFKHYKPKKRFTSTKCFAFMEMDEIKPGAIVIELYKKPTDFKRKKLQLLTKKPLYLHLHQTLHKE